In Nicotiana tabacum cultivar K326 chromosome 19, ASM71507v2, whole genome shotgun sequence, one DNA window encodes the following:
- the LOC107818245 gene encoding uncharacterized protein LOC107818245 isoform X4, which produces MEVELEPRVKPLPFKVKGMSRESPSQKASHVLDPDLRNHWSTGTNTKEWILLELDEPCLLSHIRIYNKSVLEWEISAGLRYKPETFPKVRPRCEAPRRDMMYPMNYTPCRYVRISCLRGSPIAIFFVQLIGITVTGLESEFQPIFNYLLPHIISSKQDDNDMHLQLLQDITNRLGVFLPQLEADLNSFSEASEYATRFLAMLAGPLYPILRIVKERETPRSVGSISESEALRNSQSAIALTVSSNFEPRRSRNMSSLNFPTSCYLAFRPDAIFILLRKAYKDSNLGNICRVASGILLKFLEPIKAPEASLSCSEITTSVPDEGSQSEPCTPASFADYSDLFGDEFQIPEYQWDSKFTNVLDIGLVEEGILHVLYACVSQPLLCSKLADNTSDFWLALPLVQALQPALRPSINSSDPIDEDLSLWKQPFVQKALSQIVGTSSSSVYRPLLRACAGYLSSFSPSNGRAACVLIDLCSGVLAPWMPQVIAKIDLALELLEDLLPVIQCARHSFARARAALKYIVLALSGVMDDILVKYKDAKHQMLFLVEMLEPYLDPAITPVQSIIAFGNVSSVFLEKQEKNCAIALNVIRTAVQKSAVLPSLEAEWRRRSVAPSVLLSVLEPHMQLPSDVDLRQSPSAELLGPQLLNVSPCSGGASSRSGVHDDSDAKVDSDMTAQADMPEEVSLLFAPPELNRISLVSGSLEKKCTDLSSDVKKEINHIDEQATNNQFDNGALSASDYTVEYSNLHADYFQLVSYRDCQMKASEFRRLAMDLHSQCEITPEGHDAAIDALLLAAECYVNPFFMMSSRDSSSIMNKLSTKKPSKNYEVSVLRNFFEEDNDFKIVADLERKRDKFVLEIILEAAELDRKYQQNLDGKCLTPYVEGNDEKLELSQQDIKSADAITLLRQNQALLCDFLIHCLQEEEHPTHEILLQILLFLLHSGTRLNCLPELVVDTIIKSAEHLNQQLRSFYYQLKEGTGQLNERKLQAVRRRWILLQRLIIASSGCDEVSELSINYRSGFRFANLVPASAWLQKIPAFSSSTSPLARFLGWMAISRNAKQYQKERLFLISDLPQLTYLLSIFSDELAVVGYLEKKDDKKIEESGSNSNSRKGAESCSPQSGDQSFSVIHPDISQFFPSLQKEFGVFGESILEAVALQLRSLSPAIVPDLLCWFSDFCLLPFVREENQLSCSKSSGFAKGFVAKNAKAIVFYVLEAIVAEHMEAVVPEVPTLMQVLVSLCRSSYCDVSFLSSVLQLVKPIISYSLGKCSANENLVSDDSCLNLEALCFDELFDIIKDENQSTPREDGLCRAMSIFVLASVFPDLSFRRKVELLQSSISCADFASCGPTTSFHDYLCAYQAIVGNCRVLLLETLRAWGVIPCTISQLSETDISAPCDDRSEQYSTFLSDICCCSTEMNETNMDDNAGLNKKSQLKVAEVGIVLKDLEALISKLNPTIERCFRIHHKLAKSLALVSAESFVYSRCLTLVAEKVPVSEGSEGILLKTESDFTYCWKISLEGLAETILVLQENHLWELASVILGSVLAVPQHFSLDSVIGSVCSAVKNFLHGAPSITWRLHSDQWISMLFERGIHSYHECQGSLIDLFSFMLCHPEPEQRFIALKHLGKLISQDGHSGSALLCSSIRDKVTLSVSESSACEPIISAIVSGTWDQVALLASSDPSQRLRIHAMALLVNYVPFSERRNLQSFLAAADTVLQCLTKLSQPKCEGPLAQLSIVLFASACLYSPVEDISLIPENIWSSVESFALGGNERVPVSLEKRICQALCRLRNEGDEAKEMLKEALSSNSQQQIDPDFGHTRETILQVIADLSAVNSYFDFFSKECDQKELEEAEIEMELLQKEKAMQELSAEFKDLHQLPFLTDSARQDNRLQQIKEEIKSLEKAKLKEEVVARRQRKLLSRHARQKFLEEATLREAELLQELDREKIAEVEKEIERQRVLELERAKTRELRLSLDLEKERQTQRELQRELEQVESGVRPSRREFSSTHSRPRERYRERENGKAGNEGTKTSMGITQPETATSSSMVAMPTLVLSGARQFSGQLPTILQSRDRSDECGSSYEENFDGSKDSGDTGSIGDADLVSALEGPSMGFGSSQRHGSRGSKSRQIVERRERDGRREGKWERKH; this is translated from the exons TTGCTTCAAGATATCACAAACCGGCTGGGAGTATTCCTTCCCCAACTAGAG GCTGATCTTAACAGCTTTTCAGAAGCTTCAGAATATGCTACGCGTTTTCTTGCAATGCTTGCTGGTCCCCTCTACCCAATTCTTCGAATTGTAAAGGAAAG GGAAACGCCAAGGTCAGTAGGCAGTATTTCAGAATCTGAAGCTTTGAGGAACAGTCAATCTGCTATAGCTTTGACTGTATCCTCGAATTTTGAG CCGAGGAGATCACGCAACATGTCATCCTTGAATTTTCCCACATCTTGTTACTTAGCTTTTCGTCCAGATGCAATCTTCATTTTACTGAGGAAAGCTTACAAGGATTCTAACCTGGGAAATATTTGCAGAGTG GCCTCTGGGATTCTGTTAAAGTTTCTGGAGCCTATTAAAGCACCTGAAGCTTCACTTTCATGTAGTGAAATTACAACTTCAGTGCCTGATGAAGGATCACAATCTGAGCCTTGCACCCCTGCTTCTTTTGCTGATTACTCAGATTTGTTTGGAGATGAATTTCAGATTCCAGAATATCAGTGGGACTCCAAGTTCACTAACGTTTTAGATATTGGGCTAGTGGAGGAAGGGATTTTACATGTTCTGTATGCTTGTGTATCCCAG CCTCTGCTCTGCAGCAAGTTGGCAGATAACACTTCTGATTTTTGGTTGGCATTGCCCCTAGTTCAAGCATTGCAACCAG CACTTCGTCCTAGCATCAACAGTAGTGACCCAATTGATGAAGATTTATCTCTGTGGAAGCAACCTTTTGTACAGAAAGCCCTGTCCCAG ATTGTTGGGACTTCATCTTCATCAGTTTATCGTCCTCTGCTTCGTGCTTGTGCAGGTTACCTATCATCATTTTCACCATCAAAT GGGAGGGCTGCATGTGTGCTCATTGATCTTTGCTCTGGTGTCTTAGCTCCATGGATGCCTCAAGTAATAGCAAAG ATTGACTTAGCACTTGAGCTTTTGGAGGACCTTTTACCTGTAATCCAG TGTGCTCGCCACTCATTTGCTCGTGCACGTGCAGCCCTTAAATATATTGTCTTAGCTTTATCTGGGGTTATGGATGATATTTTGGTCAAATATAAG gatgcTAAGCACCAAATGCTTTTTCTTGTTGAGATGCTAGAACCCTATCTTGATCCTGCAATAACCCCTGTACAGAGCATTATAGCCTTTGGGAACGTTTCTTCAGTTTTTCTTGAAAAGCAAGAGAAAAATTGTGCTATTGCATTAAATGTGATTCGCACAGCTGTACAGAAGTCTGCTGTCCTTCCTTCTCTGGAAGCTGAGTGGAGGCGCAGATCAGTTGCTCCAAG TGTACTTCTCTCAGTTTTGGAACCTCACATGCAGCTTCCTTCTGACGTTGACCTTCGCCAATCTCCTAGTGCTGAGCTGCTAGGACCACAATTATTGAATGTTTCACCCTGCAGTGGTGGAGCTTCTTCCAGATCTGGCGTTCATGATGATTCGGATGCAAAAGTTGATTCCGATATGACTGCACAAGCAGACATGCCTGAGGAAGTGAGCCTTCTCTTTGCTCCACCAGAGCTCAATAGAATCTCACTAGTCTCTGGCAGCCTGGAGAAAAAGTGCACAGACTTAAGTTCTGATGTCAAAAAGGAAATTAATCACATTGATGAACAGGCTACAAACAATCAGTTTGACAATGGTGCGCTATCTGCTAGTGATTATACTGTTGAGTATTCTAATCTGCATGCTGATTACTTTCAGCTTGTGAGTTATCGAGATTGTCAGAtgaaagcttccgaatttaggcGTTTAGCTATGGACTTGCATTCTCAGTGTGAGATCACTCCCGAGGGTCATGATGCTGCCATAGATGCTTTGCTTTTAGCAGCAGAATGCTACGTTAATCCATTCTTTATGATGTCTTCCCGGGACAGTTCATCTATTATGAACAAACTGAGTACTAAGAAGCCTAGTAAAAACTATGAAGTTTCTGTTCTTCGAAATTTTTTTGAGGAGGACAATGACTTCAAAATTGTAGCAGATCTTGAGAGGAAAAGGGACAAATTTGTTCTTGAAATAATTCTTGAAGCAGCCGAGCTTGACAGGAAGTATCAGCAGAACTTGGACGGGAAATGTCTGACTCCCTATGTTGAAGGGAATGACGAAAAACTTGAATTGTCTCAGCAAGATATAAAATCAGCAGATGCTATCACCTTACTTCGTCAAAACCAAGCACTTTTATGCGACTTTTTAATTCATTGTCTGCAGGAGGAGGAGCACCCGACACATGAGATACTACTGCAAATTCTGCTGTTTCTATTGCACTCTGGAACTAGATTGAACTGTCTCCCTGAACTCGTTGTTGACActataataaaatctgcggagcACTTAAACCAGCAGCTGAGATCTTTTTATTATCAATTAAAAGAAGGAACTGGCCAGTTGAATGAGCGGAAGCTGCAAGCAGTTCGACGTCGCTGGATCCTTCTTCAAAGATTGATAATTGCTTCAAGTGGTTGTGATGAAGTGTCCGAGCTTTCAATTAACTACAGGAGTGGTTTTCGGTTTGCTAATCTAGTTCCTGCTTCAGCTTGGCTGCAGAAAATACCTGCATTCTCATCTTCAACTTCTCCCCTTGCCCGATTTCTTGGCTGGATGGCAATATCTCGTAATGCTAAACAGTATCAGAAGGAGAGACTCTTCCTTATCTCAGATCTTCCACAGTTGACATATCTTCTGTCTATATTTTCAGATGAGCTTGCTGTAGTAGGTTACCTGGAGAAGAAAGATGACAAGAAAATTGAAGAATCTGGTAGCAATTCCAATTCCAGGAAAGGGGCTGAAAGTTGTAGTCCACAGAGTGGAGATCAGTCTTTTTCTGTTATACACCCCGACATAAGTCAGTTTTTTCCCAGTTTGCAAAAAGAGTTTGGAGTTTTTGGGGAATCGATATTGGAGGCTGTTGCTTTGCAATTAAGATCTCTTTCTCCTGCTATTGTACCTGATTTATTATGttggttttctgatttttgtttattGCCTTTTGTTCGAGAAGAGAACCAACTTTCTTGTAGTAAATCTAGTGGGTTTGCAAAAGGTTTTGTTGCTAAGAATGCAAAAGCAATTGTCTTTTATGTGCTTGAAGCCATTGTAGCTGAGCATATGGAAGCAGTGGTACCAGAAGTACCGACTTTGATGCAAGTTCTTGTTTCCTTGTGTAGGTCTTCATATTGTGATGTGTCATTTCTCAGCTCAGTGTTACAATTGGTAAAGCCAATTATCTCATATTCTTTGGGAAAATGTTCTGCCAATGAAAACTTAGTGAGTGATGATTCATGTCTTAATTTAGAAGCACTATGCTTTGATGAACTTTTTGACATCATCAAAGATGAGAACCAGAGCACTCCAAGAGAGGATGGACTATGCAGGGCAATGTCAATTTTTGTTTTGGCATCAGTGTTTCCTGATCTATCCTTCCGACGCAAAGTTGAACTATTGCAGTCTTCTATATCCTGTGCTGATTTTGCTTCTTGTGGGCCAACAACTTCATTTCATGATTATCTTTGTGCATATCAGGCTATTGTAGGAAATTGCAGAGTTTTGCTCCTCGAGACATTGAGAGCCTGGGGTGTCATTCCCTGCACTATATCGCAGTTGTCTGAAACGGATATTTCCGCACCATGTGATGATAGATCTGAACAGTACTCAACTTTTCTTTCGGATATCTGCTGCTGTTCAACTGAGATGAATGAAACGAACATGGATGATAATGCTGGTTTGAACAAAAAATCTCAGCTCAAAGTTGCGGAAGTTGGAATAGTCTTAAAGGACCTAGAGGCACTCATTTCTAAGCTCAATCCAACTATTGAACGATGCTTTAGGATTCACCATAAATTAGCAAAGAGTCTAGCCCTTGTTTCTGCAGAAAGCTTTGTGTACTCAAGATGCTTAACTTTGGTTGCTGAGAAAGTTCCAGTTTCTGAAGGCAGTGAGGGAATTCTGCTCAAGACAGAATCTGATTTCACTTATTGTTGGAAAATCAGTCTTGAAGGACTTGCAGAAACGATTCTAGTGCTTCAAGAGAACCATTTGTGGGAGCTCGCTTCTGTGATCCTTGGTTCGGTACTTGCTGTTCCTCAACACTTTTCTTTGGATAGTGTAATTGGCAGTGTATGCTCTGCAGTTAAAAATTTCTTGCATGGTGCCCCAAGTATTACTTGGAGGCTTCACAGTGATCAGTGGATTTCTATGCTATTTGAAAGAGGCATCCATAGCTACCATGAATGTCAAGGTTCTCTGATTGATCTGTTCTCTTTCATGCTTTGCCATCCAGAGCCTGAACAACGATTTATTGCACTTAAGCACTTGGGGAAGCTCATAAGCCAAGATGGACATAGTGGGTCTGCTTTATTATGTTCTAGTATTCGTGATAAAGTAACCTTATCAGTAAGCGAGTCTTCTGCATGTGAGCCGATCATATCTGCTATTGTTTCTGGTACGTGGGATCAAGTAGCTTTGCTGGCTTCATCTGACCCATCACAGCGTTTAAGAATCCATGCCATGGCACTTCTTGTGAACTATGTGCCATTCTCTGAAAGGCGCAACTTGCAATCATTTCTTGCAGCAGCTGATACAGTTCTACAGTGTTTGACAAAACTATCGCAACCAAAATGTGAAGGCCCATTAGCACAACTCTCGATTGTACTTTTTGCCAGTGCTTGCCTGTACTCTCCAGTTGAAGATATTTCACTGATTCCTGAAAATATTTGGAGCAGTGTTGAAAGTTTTGCATTAGGAGGAAATG AAAGAGTCCCTGTCAGCCTTGAGAAAAGAATTTGTCAAGCTTTATGTAGGCTGAGAAATGAAGGGGATGAGGCTAAAGAG ATGTTGAAAGAAGCTCTCTCTTCAAATTCCCAGCAGCAAATCGATCCAGATTTTGGTCATACACGCGAAACAATCCTTCAG GTCATAGCTGATTTGTCTGCTGTCAactcatattttgattttttctcaAAGGAATGTGACCAAAAG GAATTGGAGGAGGCCGAGATTGAAATGGAACTTCTTCAGAAGGAAAAAGCAATGCAGGAATTATCGGCTGAATTTAAAGATTTGCATCAGCTTCCCTTCCTAACTG ATTCGGCAAGGCAAGATAACCGCTTGCAGCAAATCAAAGAGGAAATCAAATCCTT AGAGAAGGCCAAACTCAAAGAGGAGGTTGTAGCACGCAGGCAAAGGAAGCTACTCAGTAGGCATGCCCGTCAAAAATTCTTGGAAGAGGCAACTCTTCGCGAAGCTGAACTTCTACAAGAGCTGGATAG AGAGAAGATAGCTGAAGTAGAAAAGGAAATCGAGAGACAACGTGTGCTGGAGCTTGAGCGCGCAAAAACCAGGGAGTTGCGGCTCAGCCTTGACCTAGAGAAGGAAAGGCAAACACAG AGGGAACTGCAACGAGAACTTGAGCAAGTTGAGTCTGGAGTTAGACCATCGAGGCGAGAATTTTCATCCACACACAGTAG GCCACGAGAAAGATACCGTGAAAGGGAAAATGGAAAAGCAGGTAATGAAGGGACCAAAACAAGCATGGGGATAACACAGCCCGAAACTGCAACGAGCTCATCAATGGTGGCCATGCCTACCCTGGTTCTATCAGGGGCTAGGCAATTCTCTGGCCAACTTCCAACTATTTTGCAATCACGTGACAGATCAGACGAATGTGGTAGCAGCTACGAAGAAAACTTTGATGGTAGTAAAGACTCGGGGGACACGGGAAGTATTGGGGATGCAGACTTAGTATCAGCACTTGAGGGACCGTCCATGGGCTTTGGGTCGTCTCAAAGGCATGGTTCCCGGGGGAGTAAGTCTAGGCAAATTGTGGAACGGAGAGAACGGGATGGCAGACGGGAAGGTAAATGGGAGAGAAAACATTAG